The sequence below is a genomic window from Deltaproteobacteria bacterium.
GGGGGAATCAAAAACATGGATGAGCTGCCGGGGGTAGTATTCATTGTCGATCCCAAGAGAGAGAAAATTGCCGTCAAAGAGGCTAAAAAACTCGGCATCCCTGTCGTTGCGATCGCCGACTCCAACTGCGATCCGGATGAAATCGACTTCCTTATACCGGGAAATGACGATGCCATACGGGCCATCAGGCTCATCTGCTCAAAGATCGCAGACGCCTGCATCGAAGGTCACAACCTTGCGGAACAGCGGTTAAGAGAAGAAGATGCCTTAAGAAAGGAACAGGAGGCCGCTGAGGCTGAAACCGCTGAAACGCCGCCGGTCGCAGCTCAGGCGGAAGAAGGGGGCCCTGAAATTATTGTCCTTCCCAAATCCGATGCTTCCAGGGCAAACGAAGCGACGGACGAGGAGCACGTCGCGTCTGTGGAAGGATAAGCACGCCCATTGACCATGGTACATCAATAAAGTAAAGAACAAAACATTCCATCAAGTGGGGGGGAGTATAAATTGACCATATCGACTTCAACCATCAAAGAGCTGAGAGAAAAGACCGGCGTTGGGATAATGGATTGCAAAACAGCGCTTTCTGAATGTAACGGGGATATCGACAAGGCCATCGATCATCTGAGAAAAAAGGGCATCGCAACGGCCAAAAAGCGTGGAGGACGTGCCACTTCCCAGGGCCAGGTGCAGTCCTATATCCACGCGGGAGGAAAAATCGGGGTCCTGGTCGAGGCCAACTGCGAAACAGACTTCACGGGCAAAACAGAGGACTTCACAGGCTTTGTAAAGGACATCGCCATTCAGGTTGCCGCGACCAGCCCGGTCGCCATCGACCGGGAAAGCGTGCCCCAGGATGTCCTGGAAAAGGAGAAGGAGATTTATGCAGTGCAGGCCAAGGAATCGGGAAAACCTGAAAAGGTGGTGGATAAAATCGTTGAAGGAAAACTTAATAAGTTTTATTCCGAGGCATGCCTCCTGGAACAGCCCTTTGTAAAGAACCCCGACATCACGGTTCAGGACCTGTTAAACGAATTAATCGCCAAGACAGGCGAAAACATCATCATCAGACGGTTTGTCCGATTTCAGTTGGGTGAATCCGAGGGTTAATCGCCGGCGTCGAGACATAGCCCTGCCGGCGGCATCCCTTCCCTTGATGCTGCCGGGGCTCGATTTCTGAATTCGCACCGCCGGTCTATCCGGGTTGGGCAGTTATCCAATTCGTCTTGTGAAAACATCACAAGAAAACTCTCTGTCTCTGTGTCTCCGTGCGAGACCTTTTTTATTCCGGCTTGTCCGGATAAGGAGCAGTGCCATGAAAGACGAGATCCTTTCCGAACTGCGTCAAAAAATGAATAAAACCGCAGAAGCCCTGGAAAAGGACTTCAAGAGAATCCGGACAGGCCGGGCCTCTACCGCTCTATTGGAAGGGATCAAGA
It includes:
- a CDS encoding elongation factor Ts; this translates as MDCKTALSECNGDIDKAIDHLRKKGIATAKKRGGRATSQGQVQSYIHAGGKIGVLVEANCETDFTGKTEDFTGFVKDIAIQVAATSPVAIDRESVPQDVLEKEKEIYAVQAKESGKPEKVVDKIVEGKLNKFYSEACLLEQPFVKNPDITVQDLLNELIAKTGENIIIRRFVRFQLGESEG